Within Calditrichota bacterium, the genomic segment GAATTTTTGCCGAATTTGTCCCCATTCTGCTGAGGGGTGTTTTTCTGTGCCATTAATAACAAGAGGTTAGAAAAAATCTTTTCTATCCTGCCCGGTTCTTTCCAAAATTAAACTTGCATTCATATATAAAATATCTTATATTTAAATTCCTTTAAAATCGAGACAACTAATTATTAATTTAAACAATTAAATGGAGGTCGTTCTCATGGGTTTATTGAAAGATGAGGATAAAAAAGCCATTCAGGGTATTTTCGAACAATTGAAAGACCCTGTGACAATCGTACATTTTACGCAAGAACTCAATTGTGATTATTGCCCGGAAACGAAGCAATTGCTTCTCGAAGTGGCGGACTTGAGTGACAAGATCAATGTGGAAGTGTACAATGTGCAAACGGATAAAGAAAAAGTGGCGGAATATGAAATTGACAGCCTTTCGGGATTGGTACCGGCCACGGTGATTCGAAACGAAAAAGATTACGGCATTCGCTATTACGGCATTCCGGCCGGCTATGAATTCGCGTCCATTCTGGAAGACATCGTCGATGTGTCCAATCACCACATTGATCTGGAAGCCTCCGTGTTGCAAAAGGTTCAGGCCATCGACAAACCTGTTGACATCTGGGTTTTTGTGACAACGTCCTGTCCGTATTGTCCCCGTGCCGTCCGAACGGCGCACAAGTTTGCCATGGCCAACGATAACATCCGCGGCATTATGATCGAAGCCAATGAATATCCGCAGCTTTCCATGCAATATTCTGTTCAGGCTGTACCGAAAATCGTTATCAATAAAAGCCATTCGTTTGAAGGCGCTTTTCCCGAACCGCAATTTGTGGATGAAGTTCTGAAGGCATTGGAATAGGACCCAATCTAAAAAAGGAGTGGAGCGAAAATGTCTGAGTTCTCATTTCACATAGGGCAGGAAGACCAACTAACGGAAAAGACTTACGACGTGGTGGTTCTGGGGGCAGGCCCTGCCGGATTAACGGCTGCCATCTACACGGGACGAGGCAAATTAAAAACACTGGTGGTTGAAAAGGAAGCCA encodes:
- a CDS encoding glutaredoxin, which codes for MGLLKDEDKKAIQGIFEQLKDPVTIVHFTQELNCDYCPETKQLLLEVADLSDKINVEVYNVQTDKEKVAEYEIDSLSGLVPATVIRNEKDYGIRYYGIPAGYEFASILEDIVDVSNHHIDLEASVLQKVQAIDKPVDIWVFVTTSCPYCPRAVRTAHKFAMANDNIRGIMIEANEYPQLSMQYSVQAVPKIVINKSHSFEGAFPEPQFVDEVLKALE